The Litchfieldia alkalitelluris genome has a window encoding:
- the rplS gene encoding 50S ribosomal protein L19, whose translation MQQLIEEITKEQLRSDLPEFRPGDTVRVHVKVIEGTRERVQVYEGVVIKRRGGGISETFTVRKVSYGVGVERTFPVHTPKIANLEVVRRGKVRRAKLYYLRELRGKKARIKEIR comes from the coding sequence ATGCAACAATTGATTGAAGAAATCACAAAAGAGCAATTAAGATCTGATCTTCCTGAATTCCGTCCTGGAGACACTGTACGTGTACACGTAAAGGTTATCGAGGGTACACGTGAGCGTGTTCAGGTTTATGAAGGTGTTGTGATTAAGCGTCGTGGTGGTGGAATTAGTGAAACATTTACAGTTCGTAAGGTATCTTACGGAGTGGGTGTTGAGCGTACATTCCCAGTGCATACACCTAAAATCGCGAACCTTGAAGTAGTTCGTCGCGGTAAAGTACGCCGTGCGAAGCTTTACTACCTACGTGAACTTCGTGGTAAAAAAGCACGTATCAAAGAAATCCGATAA